The stretch of DNA ATCCAGAAACTCCCGCGCAATTTGGTAGCTGTTTTCGGGGCTCGACGATGCGTCGATGAAGCCGCGCAGGATGGCATCCTGGCTCGCGCCCTTCTCGGGACCCGACGGGAGAAAGATCGGGGCCGGCGAATCGCTCTGCACGACGGTCCGGCCGGCCTCCACGGGGCCGGTACGCGGAATTCCCGAACATCCGCTGAGCACGAGCCCGGCGGTGACGATCAACACAACCACGTTCCATCGATTCCGTCGCGCGCTACCCATGGTTTCCTCCTGAATCCTGGTCGCCGATCGGATTCTCATAGTCGGCTGCTCCCGCGTCGTCGGGCGGCAACGGAATCGGTGAATCGGTGAACGGCTCGCCGGCTCGCCGCGGCAGCGTCAGCCGAAAACTCGATCCCTGCCCTTCGCCCGACCACACCTCTAACACCCCCCCGTGCACCGTTGCGTCCTCGAGCGAAATCGCCAGACCGAGCCCGGTGCCTCCGATCGTGCGTTGTCGGGAGGGGTCGGCACGCCAGAACCGGTCAAAGACATGCTCAACATCGGTTTTGCTCATTCCAAGCCCGTAATCCCGTACGGACAGGGCCACTGCGTTTGCATTGCTATCGACCGCCACGACCACTGGTTTACCCTCTCCGTGCTCGATGGCATTGCCGATGAGATTGTGCAGAATTCGACGGATGCGACGTGGGTCCACATCAGCGTTCAGGTGGCCGCCAGGAGCGACGAGGTGGAGCTCGCTCCCCTTCGATTCAGCGAGCGAACGCATGCTGTCGATGGCGTCCTCGGCGAGGTGAACCAGGTTGGTGGGCTCTGCCTCGACCTGCACGGAGCCCGCGTCATAGCGGCTGATCTCGAGCAGGTCCCCGAGTAGAAGTTCAAAGCGCTCGACCTGGGTGTGCAGGAGCTCGGCCGTGCGCGCCGTCGCGGGCGCGAAACCGGCACGCTGGTCGTACAGCACGTCGCCGGCCAGCCGGATGGTGGTGAGCGGAGTGCGCAGCTCATGGGAGACATCCGAGACAAACCGTTGCTGAACTTCGGAGAGGTCGGCCAGCTCTTTGATCTGGCTCTGCAACGCATTCGCCATGCCGTTGAAGGAGCGCGCGAGCGTCGCGATGACGTCTTCGCCCTTTTCTGGAATGCGCACTTCAAGTTCGCCCGCCGCCAGCCGCTGGCTCATCTCCGCAGCCACACGAATCGGCGTCACCACGAAACGAACAACGATCCAGGTCACCGCCCCGATCAACAGCATCAGGGCAAGTGCTGCGATGCCGAGCGTGCCCTGCACGAACAGCAACGTCGCCTCTGCGTCCTGCAGGCTGTAGCCGATGTAGAGCTCATACCGTCCAGCCACCGGCACCGACAGCTGCGAGCCGACGACGATACCCGGGTACTGCTCACCGTCATCGTTCGAGAGCGTCACCGACTGCCAAAACTGCTCACCCGTATTTTCACGTACTGCGGCTCGGAGCTGGTCAGAGATCACGTCGGTCGACGCACCAAAAGTCGATGAGTCCTGCGGAACGACGCTGGACCCCTCCTGACCGGGCACTCGCAGTACGGCAATCAGCCGGCTCGACGAGGTCGCTGAAATTAACGTGCGTGCCGAACCCATCAGCGCCTGAACCTGAACGCGATCTGCAGCATCCGATGAATCGAGAACACCCTGGGCGGCATTCGTCGCCCGGTTTGAGTCGAGGAGCACCTGATTCAGCCGGGATTGGAAGAGATCGTTACCGATGCTGACCGACATGTAGACGCCGACGAGCAGAATCGCCAGCCCCGAAAGCACAACAGTGATACCGACCGTGCGAAATTGCAGTGATGAGCGCCACAATACTGCGACCCGGTGCAGCAGAGTCCGCCCGCCGTAGGAGACGGGGCGAGCTGCCACCGTTCTATCCCACCGCGCCGGCCCGGTAGCCGACGCCACGCACCGTCATCACAATGCGTGGATTATCCGGGTCGTCCTCGACCTTGGCTCGCAAGCGCTGCACATGCACGTTCACGAGGCGAGTGTCCGCTTTGTAGTGGTAACCCCACACCTGCTCGAGAAGCATTTCTCGAGTGAAAACCTGCTGCGGTTTTGAGGCCAGCGCGAGAAGCAGATCGAATTCGAGCGGGGTCAGGTTGATACGTCGGTCGCCACGCTTCACCTCGTGCCCTGCGGCGTCCACCACCAGATCACCGATCTGCAGCCGCCCGGACATCGCTGCCGGCGACGGGCGCAGCCGAGTCTTGATGCGGGCGACGAGTTCCTTCGGATTGAACGGTTTGACCATGTAGTCGTCCGCCCCCGACTCCAGCCCTTTGACGACATCGGTCGTGTCTGACTTCGCCGTCAGCATGATTATGGGCGTGCCGGATTCGGCACGAATCAACCGGCACACCTCGATGCCGTCGAGGCCGGGCAGCATGAGATCGAGAAGGACCAGGTCGGGTTTGGTCTCGTGGAATGATCCGAGCGCCTGTGCTCCGTCCGCACAGAAGTCCGTCTCGAACCCTTCGCTGTTCAACACAATTCCGATCATTTCCGCCAGGGCGGGATCGTCATCGACCACCAAAATGCGTGCGCTCATTCATCCATTTTTCGCTTGGGGCACGCCAATCGGGCGGCGGCGGCTGCAATCTCTGGCCCCAGACTAGCCGAGTAGGCCGGTCGAACGCCTGAGATCCTCATTCTGGGTCATCGTATGCCAGCATTGAGACGTGACTGACCCGCAAAACTGGCCTGTGCCCATGCCTCCCCCCGGCCAGCCCACGAATCCGACAGACGGCCAACCCCCCGGCCATCCGGCGGTCCCGCCCGTCGTCCCACCCGTGGTCCCACCCCTGACGACTCCCGTTGCTCCCCACTACGGGCAGCAGACCGCACCACCTCCCTCCCACGCAGCGTCGGCACAGCCGGGGCCGTACCCGGGGCAGCAGCCCGGCCAGTACCCGGGCCAGTACCCCGGCCAGTACCCACAAGCGTCACAAGGCTGGGCCCCGCCGCCGAAGCCTGGGCTCATTCCGCTGCGTCCGCTCAGCTTCGGAGCTCTCCTCGGCGCGCCTTTTCAGGTCGTGAAGCGCAACCCGAAGGCCACATTCGGCAGTGCATTGCTCATTCAGTCTGTGAGTGCCGTCGTGACGCTGCTGGTTGTCGGCGCCGCCGGTTTCTTCGCGGTTGGCCGCATCGAGTCTGCACCGATCGGCGAGCGTGATGCCGTGGCCGCTGGGTCGTTAACCCTCGTCGCATTATCGGCGCTCGTCCCCCTGGTGCTGACGATCATCGCTTCGGCTCTGCTACAAGGTGTCATCGTGCTCGAGGTAGCTCGAGCGACACTGGGCGAAAAATTGACGCTTTCTGCTCTCTGGCGCTCCGTCGGACGCCGGCTCTGGCCACTCGTGCTGTGGACTCTGCTGCTCGGGGCCGCGGGCCTGCTCGCGGTTGCTCTGGTCGCCGGTCTGGTGACCGTGCTGGTTCTGCTCGGGGGTGCCTGGATCGCTCTGGCCGTCGTCACCGGCATCATCGGCGGTCTCGCGCTCGTTGCCGGCGGCGTCTGGTTGGTTACCCGCACGTCGCTCGTGCCGAGCCTCATCGTTCTCGAACGTCTCAGCATCCGTCGCGCCGTACGACGATCATGGTCGCTCACAATCGGCTATTTCTGGCGCACACTCGGCGTGCAGTTTCTTGTGGCCGCGATCGTCAGCATCGTCACCCAGATCATCACGACCCCGATCAGCCTGCTCTTTTCAGTGACGACCTCGGTGCTTGACCCGACCGGTTCATTCGACACGCTCGTACCGGCGATCATTCTCTATCTGGTCCTTCTGCTCGTCTCGCTGGTTCTCGGAGCGATCGCCGCCGTCATCCAATCGGCGACCACTGCGTTGATTTACATCGATCTGCGCATGCGCACCGAGGGCCTCGATCTTGAATTGCAGCGTTTCGTCGAAGCGGCGAGCGCTGCTGCACAGTTCGGATCCGCGCCGCTACCCGATCCCTACCTGACCCGCGCTCAGGCATGAGAGTAATCGGCACCATCCCCGTCGACCCCGATGCGCCAGACGCTCGACAACTGCTGCGCGACGAATTGGGGAAGGCGCCCTATCAGGCGGCCAAACCCACTTGGTTTGATGAGGCGTCCAAGGCATTCTTCGACTGGCTCGGTTCGTTGGTCGCGCCGAGCGGCGACGGATTCGAGCCGTGGATTCCCCTCATCCTCACCGTGATTGTCGCGGTGGCGTGTGTGGTCTGTTTCCTTGTGTTCGGGGTGCCGAGGCTGAATCGCCGCAGCGATCTGCGCCACTCGATGTTTGGTGACAGCGACGAGCGAAGTGCGGATGCCATGCGTCACGCCGCCCGCACCGCCGCGGCGGCCGGCACCTGGGATCTCGCCTGCGAAGAAGCGTTCCGCGCCATCGCCCGCAGCCTGTTTGAGCGCACGATCCTGGCGCCAAGCCCCGGCACGACGGCGACCGATTTCGCGCGGCGTGCCGCTGGTGCTTTCCCCGCACACAGCAACGCCCTCGTCGCAGCCGCGCGAACATTCGATCAGATCCGCTATCTCGGCAGCCCCGGCACCGATGCAGACTACCGCGCTCTTGTCACGCTTGATGGCGTGCTGCGCGACGCCCGGCCCTCGCTGGATACCTCATCGGACACCTCGGTCGACCTATCCTCGGCCTCCGGGGAGCGACACTCATGACGGTCGCTGGCCACAACCCCGTCGCTGTGAACGACGCTGGCCCTCCGCCATTTGACGCGCCGTCATCAACACCGACCCTGCGCGCTGCTGCGCGGCGAGCCGGCTTTTGGGTGGCTGCCGGTGTCGGTGCGCTTCTTGTCGCCATCGTTGGAACGGTGATCGCTGGCGGCGGCCAACCGGGTGGTCCCCCGCTTGGCGCCGACAATCCAACGCCGGGTGGCAGTAGGGCCCTCGTCGAGGTTCTCCGCCAGCACGGTGTGAGAGTGACGGCGGCCCCCACGCTTGAGGTCGCACGGGCCACAATCGCCACGCATCCGCAGTCCACGCTCTTCCTCGCTGACGAAGGCGGCTATCTCAACGGTGACCAGATCACGGAGGTCCTGAACCTCGCCCCACGCACCGTCGTCGCGAACCCCGATTTTCTTGTTCTTGACCAGTTCGACTCCGCAATCGGCTTCGGTGGGGTCTCCGCCGCGAAGACGCTCAGCGCCGACTGCGCCGTGCCTGCAGCTCGCCACGCCGCGACACTCTCCCCTGGCGGGCGCACGCTGCGCCTGATCACCCCGGGTGCCCCCGGCCTCACCGGCTGTTTCCCAAGCGGCGACAACACCTTCTCGGTGATCGAACAGGTCAGCGACGGAGGCGTCGTGACGCTTGTCGCCCCGAACGCGGTGTTCAGCAACGACGAAATTGCCACGTTCGGGAATGCGGCGCTTGCCCTTAACCTGCTCGGGGCATCCGACTCTGTGATCTGGTATGTCCCCACGCTGGCGGATGTCGCACGGTCCGGACCGCCCTCACTCGGCCAGCTCGCTCCTGGCTGGGTCACCCCTGTACTTCTGCTTCTCGTTCTGACGGCCTTAGCCGCCATGGTGTGGCGGGGGCGCCGTTTCGGGCCGCTGGTCGGCGAGAATCTTCCCGTCATCGTCAGAGCCAGCGAGACGATGGAGGGTCGCGCCCGGCTCTATGCCCGCACCTCAGCTCG from Leifsonia psychrotolerans encodes:
- the mtrB gene encoding MtrAB system histidine kinase MtrB; its protein translation is MAARPVSYGGRTLLHRVAVLWRSSLQFRTVGITVVLSGLAILLVGVYMSVSIGNDLFQSRLNQVLLDSNRATNAAQGVLDSSDAADRVQVQALMGSARTLISATSSSRLIAVLRVPGQEGSSVVPQDSSTFGASTDVISDQLRAAVRENTGEQFWQSVTLSNDDGEQYPGIVVGSQLSVPVAGRYELYIGYSLQDAEATLLFVQGTLGIAALALMLLIGAVTWIVVRFVVTPIRVAAEMSQRLAAGELEVRIPEKGEDVIATLARSFNGMANALQSQIKELADLSEVQQRFVSDVSHELRTPLTTIRLAGDVLYDQRAGFAPATARTAELLHTQVERFELLLGDLLEISRYDAGSVQVEAEPTNLVHLAEDAIDSMRSLAESKGSELHLVAPGGHLNADVDPRRIRRILHNLIGNAIEHGEGKPVVVAVDSNANAVALSVRDYGLGMSKTDVEHVFDRFWRADPSRQRTIGGTGLGLAISLEDATVHGGVLEVWSGEGQGSSFRLTLPRRAGEPFTDSPIPLPPDDAGAADYENPIGDQDSGGNHG
- the mtrA gene encoding MtrAB system response regulator MtrA, translating into MSARILVVDDDPALAEMIGIVLNSEGFETDFCADGAQALGSFHETKPDLVLLDLMLPGLDGIEVCRLIRAESGTPIIMLTAKSDTTDVVKGLESGADDYMVKPFNPKELVARIKTRLRPSPAAMSGRLQIGDLVVDAAGHEVKRGDRRINLTPLEFDLLLALASKPQQVFTREMLLEQVWGYHYKADTRLVNVHVQRLRAKVEDDPDNPRIVMTVRGVGYRAGAVG
- a CDS encoding DUF4350 domain-containing protein, which encodes MTVAGHNPVAVNDAGPPPFDAPSSTPTLRAAARRAGFWVAAGVGALLVAIVGTVIAGGGQPGGPPLGADNPTPGGSRALVEVLRQHGVRVTAAPTLEVARATIATHPQSTLFLADEGGYLNGDQITEVLNLAPRTVVANPDFLVLDQFDSAIGFGGVSAAKTLSADCAVPAARHAATLSPGGRTLRLITPGAPGLTGCFPSGDNTFSVIEQVSDGGVVTLVAPNAVFSNDEIATFGNAALALNLLGASDSVIWYVPTLADVARSGPPSLGQLAPGWVTPVLLLLVLTALAAMVWRGRRFGPLVGENLPVIVRASETMEGRARLYARTSARLRAIDAVRIGTLQRLVDMTGLPRTASVTEIAQAVAALTRRPVTEVLAIVRDSLPRSDRDLLRLSDQLAQLEQTTARATGSATTHPAPPNRRMDQ
- a CDS encoding proline-rich domain-containing protein, with product MTDPQNWPVPMPPPGQPTNPTDGQPPGHPAVPPVVPPVVPPLTTPVAPHYGQQTAPPPSHAASAQPGPYPGQQPGQYPGQYPGQYPQASQGWAPPPKPGLIPLRPLSFGALLGAPFQVVKRNPKATFGSALLIQSVSAVVTLLVVGAAGFFAVGRIESAPIGERDAVAAGSLTLVALSALVPLVLTIIASALLQGVIVLEVARATLGEKLTLSALWRSVGRRLWPLVLWTLLLGAAGLLAVALVAGLVTVLVLLGGAWIALAVVTGIIGGLALVAGGVWLVTRTSLVPSLIVLERLSIRRAVRRSWSLTIGYFWRTLGVQFLVAAIVSIVTQIITTPISLLFSVTTSVLDPTGSFDTLVPAIILYLVLLLVSLVLGAIAAVIQSATTALIYIDLRMRTEGLDLELQRFVEAASAAAQFGSAPLPDPYLTRAQA
- a CDS encoding DUF4129 domain-containing protein; amino-acid sequence: MRVIGTIPVDPDAPDARQLLRDELGKAPYQAAKPTWFDEASKAFFDWLGSLVAPSGDGFEPWIPLILTVIVAVACVVCFLVFGVPRLNRRSDLRHSMFGDSDERSADAMRHAARTAAAAGTWDLACEEAFRAIARSLFERTILAPSPGTTATDFARRAAGAFPAHSNALVAAARTFDQIRYLGSPGTDADYRALVTLDGVLRDARPSLDTSSDTSVDLSSASGERHS